A section of the Primulina eburnea isolate SZY01 chromosome 1, ASM2296580v1, whole genome shotgun sequence genome encodes:
- the LOC140839161 gene encoding uncharacterized protein gives MEQFRQIGEAVGSLNALMVFKNNIFNQRQCCLLVDMFNSGYNTIAEEMKQNLRFEEKSTKWKIIENPLRDLLRTFKEGEFYIRQCLEPKDWWAKAIYLYQNADCVEFHIHNLLSCIPVVIEAIEMAGEISGWDQDEIQKRKAVYSLKYQKDWKDPRIFEWKFGNKYLVSQDFSTHLDSVWNEDRWLLLKMIQEKKRSGSLTSKRDNRLADLLLTNLTASETTEDKLLPSSTLVNSKDYQVRRRLGSGSQYKEIQWLGESFALRHFFGDIEPLIPDISKELSLSHPNIMHVICSFADEEKKECFLVMELMNRDLSSYIKEICGARKRIPFSLPVAVDLMLQIARGMEYLHSKKIYHGELNLASILVKARNGNSDGYLHAKVSGFGLSASISLNQKKTSTNQNAQPPVIWYAPEVLSEQGYFGDGGNSKYTEKCDVYSFGMICFEIVTGKVPFEDAHLQGDKMSRNIRAGERPLFPFHSPKYITNLTKKCWHADPSQRPSFSSLCRILRYIKRFLAMNPELSQTDLPMPPVDFVDIEAGIVKSFPYMGYSDFQSVSQIPFQMFVYRVTERERTCATHRDNSESGSEETSAYGDENITVEDPFASPTERRSLPSPEIMIRKLSLSKKSLEVKTNKQPGTPRGRSVRPPPITPRGRSISLRLNSESQLMTMSPRTRRTSGHVSDSELS, from the exons ATGGAGCAATTCAGGCAGATTGGAGAGGCCGTAGGAAGTTTAAATGCTCTGATGGTGTTCAAAAACAACATATTTAACCAGAGGCAATGCTGTTTATTGGTTGATATGTTCAATTCAGGATACAACACAATTGCAGAGGAAATGAAACAAAACCTGAGATTTGAAGAGAAGAGCACAAAATGGAAAATCATTGAAAATCCATTAAGGGATCTGCTTAGAACATTCAAAGAAGGAGAATTTTACATCAGGCAGTGCTTGGAACCGAAGGACTGGTGGGCTAAAGCCATTTATCTTTATCAGAATGCCGACTGTGTTGAGTTTCATATACACAACTTGCTCAGTTGCATTCCGGTGGTCATTGAAGCAATCGAAATGGCTGGGGAGATATCGGGTTGGGATCAAGATGAGATACAGAAGAGAAAGGCTGTTTATTCTCTCAAGTATCAGAAAGATTGGAAAGACCCCAGAATTTTTGAGTGGAAATTTGGAAATAAGTACTTGGTTTCTCAAGATTTTAGTACTCATTTGGATTCGGTTTGGAACGAAGATAGATGGTTACTGCTAAAGATGATTCAAGAAAAGAAAAGATCAGGTTCTTTAACTTCGAAGAGGGATAACCGTCTTGCAGATCTTCTTTTGACAAACTTGACTGCTTCAGAAACTACAGAGGATAAACTGTTACCTTCCTCTACTTTAGTGAACTCCAAAGATTACCAGGTACGGAGGCGGTTGGGGAGTGGAAGCCAATATAAAGAGATTCAATGGCTCGGTGAAAGCTTTGCTTTAAGGCACTTCTTTGGGGATATCGAACCATTAATTCCTGATATTTCAAAGGAATTAAGCCTTTCTCATCCGAACATAATGCATGTTATCTGCAGCTTCGCAGATGAGGAAAAGAAAGAGTGTTTCTTGGTTATGGAACTCATGAATAGAGACCTTTCAAGTTATATCAAGGAAATATGTGGGGCAAGAAAACGAATACCTTTTTCTCTTCCGGTTGCAGTTGATCTAATGCTGCAAATAGCGAGAGGGATGGAATATCTCCACTCAAAGAAAATCTACCATGGAGAGTTGAACCTTGCCAGCATACTTGTAAAAGCAAGAAATGGTAACTCGGATGGTTACTTACATGCCAAAGTATCGGGTTTTGGCCTATCGGCTTCTATTAGTCTCAACCAGAAGAAAACCTCCACAAATCAGAATGCACAACCTCCAGTCATCTGGTACGCTCCAGAAGTACTATCTGAGCAGGGATATTTTGGAGATGGAGGAAACTCTAAGTATACAGAGAAATGTGATGTTTACAGTTTTGGGATGATATGTTTTGAGATTGTAACTGGTAAAGTCCCTTTCGAAGATGCCCATCTTCAAGGAGATAAAATGAGCCGCAACATAAGGGCAGGAGAGAGGCCATTATTCCCGTTTCATTCGCCTAAATACATCACAAACTTAACAAAGAAGTGCTGGCACGCGGATCCGAGTCAACGGCCTAGTTTCTCATCTCTCTGTCGAATTCTTCGCTATATCAAGCGTTTCTTGGCAATGAATCCTGAACTCAGCCAAACAGACCTGCCAATGCCCCCAGTGGACTTTGTCGACATCGAGGCAGGGATTGTAAAAAGCTTTCCTTATATGGGGTATTCAGATTTTCAGTCTGTATCCCAAATCCCATTCCAAATGTTTGTATACAGAGTCACAGAGAGGGAGAGAACATGTGCAACTCACAGAGATAACTCTGAATCAGGCAGTGAAGAAACTTCAGCATATGGAGATGAGAACATAACAGTGGAGGACCCCTTCGCTTCGCCAACAGAAAGAAGATCCTTGCCTTCTCCTGAAATTATGATCAGGAAGCTTTCATTATCAAAGAAATCATTAGAAGTCAAGACCAACAAACAACCAG GGACGCCTAGGGGAAGGTCGGTGAGACCTCCACCAATAACACCAAGGGGACGTAGTATCAGTTTGCGTTTGAATTCCGAAAGTCAGTTGATGACAATGAGTCCTAGAACAAGGAGGACATCCGGTCACGTATCAGATTCCGAACTGTCTTGA